A portion of the Rhinolophus sinicus isolate RSC01 linkage group LG03, ASM3656204v1, whole genome shotgun sequence genome contains these proteins:
- the OR6S1 gene encoding olfactory receptor 6S1 isoform X2, which produces MAPAGNQSGAVTEFILAGVPNLNSTKAELFSIFLLVYLVTLTGNMLIVGVVGADTRLQTPMYFFLGNLSCLEILLTSIIIPKMLSNFLSRQHTISFAACITQFYFYFFLGASEFLLLAIMSVDRYLAICHPLHYPLLMNGTVCFQVALACWLGGLLSVLGPTVAVSLLPFCEQDAVVQHFFCDSGPLLRLACTNTKKLEETDFILASLVIVSSLMITAVSYGHIVLAVLRIPSASGRQKAFSTCTSHLMVVTLFYGSAIFLYVRPSQSDSVDTNWAVTVVTTFVTPLLNPFIYALRNEQVKEALKDLLRKVVAGFWGDFSLAKSFNKKTMR; this is translated from the coding sequence ATGGCTCCTGCTGGGAACCAGAGCGGTGCTGTGACAGAGTTCATCCTGGCAGGTGTCCCGAATCTCAACAGCACAAAAGCAGAACTGTTTTCTATCTTCCTTCTTGTCTATCTGGTGACTCTAACAGGCAACATGTTGATTGTTGGGGTGGTAGGAGCTGATACTCGCCTGCAGACTCCCATGTACTTCTTTCTGGGTAACCTGTCCTGCTTAGAGATCTTACTCACTTCCATCATCATTCCCAAGATGCTGAGCAATTTCCTCTCAAGGCAACACACTATTTCCTTTGCTGCATGTATTACCCAATTctatttctacttctttcttgGGGCCTCTGAGTTCTTGCTTTTGGCCATCATGTCTGTGGATCGCTACCTGGCCATCTGTCACCCTCTGCACTACCCCTTGCTCATGAATGGTACTGTGTGCTTTCAAGTGGCCTTGGCTTGCTGGCTCGGGGGCCTTCTCTCAGTGCTTGGCCCCACAGTGGCTGTGTCCTTGCTTCCTTTCTGTGAACAGGATGCTGTGGTGCAGCACTTCTTCTGTGACAGTGGCCCACTGCTCCGCCTGGCATGCACCAACACCAAGAAACTGGAGGAAACTGACTTTATCCTGGCTTCTCTTGTCATTGTGTCCTCACTTATGATTACTGCTGTGTCCTATGGTCACATCGTCCTGGCTGTCCTGCGCATCCCCTCTGCTTCAGGCCGTCAGAAAGCCTTCTCGACCTGTACCTCCCACTTGATGGTGGTGACCCTCTTCTATGGAAGTGCCATTTTTCTCTATGTGCGGCCATCACAGAGTGACTCTGTGGACACTAACTGGGCAGTGACAGTGGTAACGACATTTGTGACACCACTGCTGAATCCATTCATCTATGCCTTGCGCAATGAGCAAGTCAAGGAAGCTTTGAAGGATCTGCTAAGGAAGGTGGTAGCAGGCTTTTGGGGGGATTTTTCACTTGCTAAGAGtttcaacaagaaaacaatgagGTGA
- the OR6S1 gene encoding olfactory receptor 6S1 isoform X1, with protein MQIRKKEVKVMAPAGNQSGAVTEFILAGVPNLNSTKAELFSIFLLVYLVTLTGNMLIVGVVGADTRLQTPMYFFLGNLSCLEILLTSIIIPKMLSNFLSRQHTISFAACITQFYFYFFLGASEFLLLAIMSVDRYLAICHPLHYPLLMNGTVCFQVALACWLGGLLSVLGPTVAVSLLPFCEQDAVVQHFFCDSGPLLRLACTNTKKLEETDFILASLVIVSSLMITAVSYGHIVLAVLRIPSASGRQKAFSTCTSHLMVVTLFYGSAIFLYVRPSQSDSVDTNWAVTVVTTFVTPLLNPFIYALRNEQVKEALKDLLRKVVAGFWGDFSLAKSFNKKTMR; from the coding sequence GAAGTGAAGGTAATGGCTCCTGCTGGGAACCAGAGCGGTGCTGTGACAGAGTTCATCCTGGCAGGTGTCCCGAATCTCAACAGCACAAAAGCAGAACTGTTTTCTATCTTCCTTCTTGTCTATCTGGTGACTCTAACAGGCAACATGTTGATTGTTGGGGTGGTAGGAGCTGATACTCGCCTGCAGACTCCCATGTACTTCTTTCTGGGTAACCTGTCCTGCTTAGAGATCTTACTCACTTCCATCATCATTCCCAAGATGCTGAGCAATTTCCTCTCAAGGCAACACACTATTTCCTTTGCTGCATGTATTACCCAATTctatttctacttctttcttgGGGCCTCTGAGTTCTTGCTTTTGGCCATCATGTCTGTGGATCGCTACCTGGCCATCTGTCACCCTCTGCACTACCCCTTGCTCATGAATGGTACTGTGTGCTTTCAAGTGGCCTTGGCTTGCTGGCTCGGGGGCCTTCTCTCAGTGCTTGGCCCCACAGTGGCTGTGTCCTTGCTTCCTTTCTGTGAACAGGATGCTGTGGTGCAGCACTTCTTCTGTGACAGTGGCCCACTGCTCCGCCTGGCATGCACCAACACCAAGAAACTGGAGGAAACTGACTTTATCCTGGCTTCTCTTGTCATTGTGTCCTCACTTATGATTACTGCTGTGTCCTATGGTCACATCGTCCTGGCTGTCCTGCGCATCCCCTCTGCTTCAGGCCGTCAGAAAGCCTTCTCGACCTGTACCTCCCACTTGATGGTGGTGACCCTCTTCTATGGAAGTGCCATTTTTCTCTATGTGCGGCCATCACAGAGTGACTCTGTGGACACTAACTGGGCAGTGACAGTGGTAACGACATTTGTGACACCACTGCTGAATCCATTCATCTATGCCTTGCGCAATGAGCAAGTCAAGGAAGCTTTGAAGGATCTGCTAAGGAAGGTGGTAGCAGGCTTTTGGGGGGATTTTTCACTTGCTAAGAGtttcaacaagaaaacaatgagGTGA